The following coding sequences lie in one Pseudomonas svalbardensis genomic window:
- the fdhD gene encoding formate dehydrogenase accessory sulfurtransferase FdhD: MNAKHPVCAAPALETPAPAASQTYSYCDLQDTESASTALAEEVALAIAYNGISQAVMLVTPTDLEDFIVGFSLGSGIIEDASDIYDLQLSGSGSAQYAQVTIANRAFWNLKQQRRQMAGTSGCGLCGVEAVEQALPDLKVLPGAPLPPAEWLDGLRQRIGAFQPLGQYSGAVHAAVFMNSQGQLLLGREDIGRHNALDKLIGGLIRQKIPTTGGLAIVTSRCSLELIQKVLRAGIQTLVSLSSPTGLAVQWARRHNLNLIHLPQQSAPRVYSPATENQA, encoded by the coding sequence ATGAACGCCAAGCACCCTGTCTGCGCGGCGCCAGCCCTCGAAACGCCAGCGCCCGCCGCAAGCCAGACGTACAGTTACTGCGACCTTCAAGACACCGAATCGGCCAGCACCGCGCTGGCCGAAGAAGTCGCGTTGGCGATTGCTTACAACGGCATCAGCCAGGCGGTCATGTTGGTGACACCGACCGATCTTGAAGACTTCATCGTCGGCTTCAGCCTCGGCAGCGGCATCATCGAAGACGCTTCCGACATTTATGACCTGCAACTCAGCGGCTCGGGTTCAGCGCAATACGCGCAAGTAACCATCGCCAACCGCGCCTTCTGGAACCTCAAGCAACAGCGCCGGCAAATGGCTGGCACCAGCGGTTGCGGGCTCTGCGGTGTGGAAGCGGTGGAACAGGCATTGCCAGACCTCAAGGTGTTGCCCGGCGCACCCTTGCCCCCCGCCGAATGGCTCGATGGTTTGCGTCAGCGCATCGGTGCGTTCCAGCCTCTTGGCCAGTACTCCGGCGCGGTGCACGCCGCCGTGTTTATGAACAGTCAGGGCCAATTGCTACTGGGCCGCGAAGACATCGGCCGACACAATGCCCTCGACAAACTGATTGGCGGACTGATCCGTCAGAAGATCCCGACCACCGGTGGGCTGGCGATTGTCACCAGCCGTTGCAGCCTCGAATTGATCCAGAAAGTGTTGCGCGCAGGTATCCAGACCCTGGTCAGCCTGTCGTCGCCCACGGGCCTCGCCGTGCAATGGGCCCGTCGCCACAACCTCAATCTCATCCACCTGCCGCAGCAAAGTGCGCCGCGGGTCTACAGCCCTGCGACGGAGAACCAAGCGTGA
- a CDS encoding RecQ family ATP-dependent DNA helicase: MHNTLEQVFGYPQFRPGQEAAVSAVLAGRSAAAIFPTGSGKSLCYQLPALLLPHLTLVVSPLLALMQDQLAFLQRHGIAAGSIDSAQSRDDASDVMARAKSGELKILMISVERLKNERFRNFLQQVPISLLVVDEAHCISEWGHNFRPDYLKLPDYQRQFNIPQALLLTATATPKVIADMEAKFAIAPEDVVTTGFYRPNLNLLVEPVRGQDKRRRLVEWMSQRPDQPSIVYVTLQKTAEHIAEHLTRNGIQAEAYHAGLPHEQREAIQRRFMGGQSNCIVATIAFGMGIDKSDIRNVVHFDLPKSIENYSQEIGRAGRDGQPSDCLVLANRDSLNVLENFVYGDTPELDGIRFVLDELQAAAPEGQWEFLLGPLADQSNIRQLPLKTLLVQLELRGIIAPRYAYYAEYRFKYLQEPEALLARFEGERKDFVAAIIQTSSRARTWATVNFDALYQQHQAERNRVVKALDYFQEKGWVELESKQMTEVYSLLQTDFNSQALSAELHAYFTRHERTEIARIHAMLDLFATDHCLGYRLAEYFGDENAPQQCGHCSVCHGDVARLPTPPELPALVDKNFDALCGDFIHRHEQYTGNTPSAERVTRFLCGIGVPLFTKLKARSIPGFAALEDYPYAEVRTWAEAHLPA; the protein is encoded by the coding sequence ATGCACAACACCCTGGAACAGGTTTTCGGTTATCCACAGTTTCGGCCCGGCCAGGAAGCGGCGGTCAGCGCGGTGTTGGCCGGGCGTTCGGCGGCGGCGATTTTCCCCACCGGCTCGGGCAAGTCCCTGTGTTATCAATTGCCAGCCTTGCTGCTGCCGCACCTGACGCTGGTGGTCTCGCCGCTGCTGGCGTTGATGCAGGATCAGTTGGCGTTCCTTCAGCGCCACGGCATTGCGGCGGGCAGTATCGATTCGGCCCAGAGCCGCGATGACGCCAGCGATGTGATGGCTCGGGCCAAGTCTGGCGAGCTGAAGATTTTGATGATCTCCGTGGAGCGCCTGAAGAACGAGCGTTTCCGCAATTTCTTGCAGCAGGTGCCGATCTCGCTGCTGGTGGTGGATGAGGCGCACTGCATCTCGGAGTGGGGCCACAACTTTCGCCCCGACTACCTCAAGCTCCCCGACTATCAGCGTCAGTTCAACATCCCTCAGGCGCTGCTGCTGACCGCCACCGCGACACCCAAGGTGATCGCTGACATGGAGGCCAAGTTCGCCATCGCCCCCGAAGACGTAGTAACCACCGGTTTCTATCGGCCGAACCTCAATCTGTTAGTGGAACCGGTGCGCGGTCAGGACAAACGCCGACGCCTTGTCGAATGGATGAGCCAGCGTCCCGACCAGCCGAGCATTGTCTACGTCACCCTGCAGAAAACCGCCGAGCACATTGCCGAACATCTGACCCGCAACGGTATTCAGGCCGAGGCGTATCACGCCGGTTTGCCCCACGAACAGCGCGAAGCAATCCAGCGCCGATTCATGGGCGGGCAGTCCAATTGCATCGTTGCCACCATCGCGTTCGGCATGGGCATCGACAAGAGCGACATCCGCAACGTAGTGCATTTTGACCTGCCCAAATCCATCGAAAACTACAGCCAGGAAATCGGCCGCGCCGGGCGTGACGGGCAGCCGTCCGACTGCCTGGTATTGGCCAACCGCGACAGCCTCAACGTGCTGGAAAACTTCGTCTACGGCGATACGCCTGAGCTGGATGGCATCCGCTTTGTGCTCGACGAGTTGCAGGCCGCCGCGCCCGAGGGGCAGTGGGAGTTTCTGTTGGGGCCGTTGGCGGATCAAAGCAACATCCGCCAATTGCCGCTCAAGACCTTGCTGGTGCAGTTGGAACTGCGCGGGATCATCGCCCCGCGTTACGCTTATTACGCCGAATATCGCTTCAAGTACTTGCAGGAGCCCGAGGCTTTGCTGGCCCGCTTCGAGGGTGAGCGCAAGGACTTCGTCGCGGCGATCATCCAGACCTCGAGCCGCGCAAGGACCTGGGCCACGGTGAATTTCGATGCGCTGTATCAGCAGCATCAGGCCGAGCGTAATCGGGTGGTGAAGGCTCTGGATTATTTCCAGGAAAAGGGCTGGGTCGAGCTTGAAAGCAAGCAAATGACCGAGGTCTACAGCCTGCTGCAAACGGACTTCAACAGCCAGGCCCTGAGTGCCGAGCTACACGCCTACTTCACCCGGCACGAGCGCACCGAGATCGCGCGGATTCACGCCATGCTGGATCTGTTCGCCACGGACCATTGCCTGGGTTATCGCCTGGCCGAGTACTTCGGCGATGAAAATGCGCCGCAGCAGTGCGGGCATTGTTCGGTGTGTCACGGGGATGTGGCGCGGTTGCCGACGCCACCGGAATTACCGGCGCTTGTGGATAAAAACTTCGATGCGTTGTGCGGTGATTTTATCCACAGGCATGAGCAGTACACCGGCAACACGCCGTCGGCGGAACGTGTGACGCGGTTTTTATGCGGCATCGGCGTGCCGCTGTTCACCAAGCTCAAGGCACGGTCAATTCCCGGGTTTGCGGCGCTGGAGGATTATCCATATGCCGAAGTCCGGACGTGGGCCGAGGCGCATTTGCCGGCGTAG
- a CDS encoding polysaccharide deacetylase: MQWLRMASILLLWAGICRAADAADAGHSMVLANMERTGWPDALTSQASMDTAFRAEVLMFGKALLTSEALDEQSLKQRLGVRDVKLKSVRQVRDGLWDRLLITYRSASQNCDGEPFCPRVRSVADLRQLAAAFTGEISPAHAIWASKSQVFHEQALNEQLRVAVLVP, translated from the coding sequence ATGCAATGGCTACGTATGGCCTCGATTTTGTTGCTGTGGGCCGGGATTTGTCGCGCAGCAGATGCTGCTGACGCCGGTCACTCGATGGTCCTGGCCAATATGGAACGCACCGGTTGGCCGGATGCGCTGACCAGTCAGGCGAGCATGGACACCGCTTTCCGTGCTGAAGTGCTGATGTTCGGCAAGGCATTGCTGACCAGCGAAGCGCTGGACGAACAGAGCCTGAAACAACGACTGGGCGTGCGGGATGTGAAGCTCAAGTCGGTCAGGCAGGTGCGTGACGGGCTGTGGGACCGGTTGCTGATCACCTACCGCAGCGCCAGTCAGAACTGCGACGGTGAACCCTTCTGCCCCCGCGTGCGAAGCGTCGCTGATTTGCGTCAGTTGGCGGCAGCCTTCACCGGCGAAATCAGCCCGGCCCATGCCATTTGGGCGAGCAAGAGCCAGGTGTTTCACGAGCAGGCGCTTAATGAGCAGCTGCGAGTGGCGGTGTTGGTGCCTTAG
- a CDS encoding FdhF/YdeP family oxidoreductase, translated as MSQHRQADQKPVPRYKPYKGPAGGWGALASVARAWLTSDNALKNLRMMLKTNKNGGFDCPGCAWGDSNEAGMVAFCENGAKAVNWEATKRRVDGAFFAKHSVSSLLEQSDYWLEYQGRLTEPMSYDAETDRYKPISWEAAFALIGKHLQGLSSPDQAEFYTSGRASNEAAYLYQLFVRAYGTNNFPDCSNMCHEASGVAMAQSVGVGKGTVTFDDFEHADAIFVWGQNPGTNHPRMLEPLREAVKRGAQVVCINPLKERGLERFQHPQHPIEMLTNGDKPTNTAYFRPALGGDMAIMRGMAKFLLQWERDAQKAGEPAVFDHDFLNEHSVNVLEYLGIVDDTSWEQIVEQSGLTLVEIEQAARMYAKGKNVIMCWAMGITQHRHSVATIQEIANLMLLRGNIGRPGAGLCPVRGHSNVQGDRTMGINERPPVAFLDSLERRFKFKVPRENGHNVVEAIHAMADGRAKVFIGLGGNFAQATPDSSRTFQALSNCDLTVQISTKLNRSHLAHGKDALILPCLGRTDIDIQTEGPQAVTVEDSFSMVHASNGQLQPLSNQMRSEPSIIAGIAAATLGSKPVDWNWLVADYRRIRDLIADTIAGFKDFNEKIQNPGGFYLGNSAGARRWNTASGRANFRPNILPKDLVHERTRATGVLPDLIMQSMRSHDQYNTTIYGLDDRYRGVKGQRDVLFVNEADIIRLGFKPGQKADIVSIWDDGRERRVKGFTLLAFDIPAGQAAAYYPEVNPLVPLESIGDGSHTPTSKFVAIRLEAASETGLILAKSA; from the coding sequence GTGAGTCAACATCGTCAAGCCGACCAGAAACCCGTCCCCCGCTACAAGCCCTACAAAGGCCCAGCCGGTGGCTGGGGCGCGCTAGCCAGCGTTGCCCGGGCCTGGTTAACCAGCGACAACGCGCTGAAAAACCTGCGCATGATGCTCAAAACCAACAAGAACGGCGGGTTCGACTGCCCCGGTTGCGCCTGGGGCGATTCCAATGAAGCCGGCATGGTGGCGTTCTGCGAGAACGGCGCCAAAGCGGTGAACTGGGAAGCGACCAAACGCCGTGTCGACGGTGCGTTCTTTGCCAAACACAGTGTCAGTTCGTTGCTGGAACAGAGCGACTACTGGCTCGAATATCAGGGCCGTCTGACCGAGCCAATGAGCTACGACGCCGAGACCGATCGCTACAAACCGATCAGCTGGGAAGCGGCTTTCGCCTTGATCGGCAAACACCTGCAAGGCCTGTCGAGCCCGGATCAGGCCGAGTTCTACACCTCGGGCCGCGCCAGCAACGAAGCGGCGTACCTGTATCAATTGTTCGTGCGTGCCTACGGCACCAATAACTTCCCCGATTGCTCGAACATGTGCCACGAGGCCAGCGGTGTGGCCATGGCGCAAAGTGTCGGCGTCGGCAAAGGCACCGTCACCTTCGACGACTTCGAACACGCCGACGCGATTTTTGTCTGGGGTCAGAACCCTGGCACCAACCACCCACGGATGCTCGAACCGTTGCGCGAAGCGGTGAAACGCGGCGCTCAGGTGGTCTGCATCAACCCGTTGAAGGAGCGCGGCCTGGAACGCTTCCAGCACCCGCAACACCCGATCGAAATGCTCACCAACGGCGACAAGCCGACCAACACCGCGTATTTCCGTCCGGCATTGGGCGGCGACATGGCGATCATGCGCGGCATGGCCAAGTTCCTGCTGCAGTGGGAGCGTGACGCACAGAAGGCGGGTGAGCCTGCCGTATTCGACCACGACTTCCTCAATGAACACAGTGTCAACGTGCTGGAATACCTGGGCATCGTCGACGACACCTCGTGGGAGCAGATCGTCGAACAATCCGGACTGACGCTGGTTGAAATCGAGCAAGCGGCGCGGATGTACGCCAAAGGCAAGAACGTGATCATGTGCTGGGCGATGGGCATCACACAGCATCGCCATTCGGTGGCGACCATTCAGGAAATCGCCAACCTGATGTTGCTGCGCGGCAACATCGGCCGGCCCGGCGCCGGTCTGTGCCCGGTGCGCGGCCACAGTAACGTGCAGGGTGACCGGACCATGGGCATCAACGAGCGTCCGCCCGTGGCGTTCCTCGATTCCCTGGAGCGTCGCTTCAAGTTCAAGGTGCCGCGTGAAAACGGTCACAACGTGGTCGAGGCGATCCATGCCATGGCCGACGGCCGCGCGAAAGTCTTTATCGGGCTGGGCGGCAACTTCGCCCAAGCCACCCCGGACAGCTCACGGACCTTCCAGGCCCTGAGCAACTGCGACCTGACCGTGCAAATCAGCACCAAGCTCAACCGCAGCCATTTGGCGCACGGTAAAGACGCGTTGATCCTGCCGTGCCTGGGCCGCACCGACATCGACATCCAGACCGAAGGCCCGCAGGCGGTGACCGTCGAAGACTCGTTCAGCATGGTTCACGCCTCCAACGGCCAGTTGCAGCCGCTGTCGAACCAGATGCGCTCTGAGCCGTCGATCATTGCCGGCATCGCCGCCGCGACCCTGGGCAGCAAACCGGTGGACTGGAACTGGCTGGTGGCCGATTACCGGCGCATCCGTGACCTGATCGCCGACACCATTGCGGGTTTCAAGGACTTCAACGAGAAGATCCAGAACCCGGGCGGGTTCTACCTCGGCAACAGCGCCGGTGCTCGCCGCTGGAATACTGCGTCGGGGCGCGCTAATTTCCGTCCGAACATCCTGCCTAAAGATCTGGTGCACGAACGCACTCGCGCCACCGGCGTATTGCCGGACCTTATCATGCAGTCGATGCGCTCTCACGATCAGTACAACACCACGATTTATGGGCTTGATGACCGCTATCGCGGCGTGAAAGGTCAGCGTGATGTGTTGTTCGTCAACGAAGCCGACATCATTCGCCTGGGGTTCAAGCCGGGGCAGAAGGCTGACATCGTTTCGATCTGGGATGATGGTCGTGAGCGTCGGGTGAAGGGCTTCACGCTGCTTGCGTTTGATATTCCTGCCGGGCAAGCGGCGGCTTACTACCCGGAAGTGAACCCGCTGGTGCCGCTGGAAAGCATCGGGGATGGCAGCCATACGCCGACATCGAAATTTGTGGCGATCCGGTTGGAAGCGGCGAGTGAAACCGGGTTGATTTTGGCGAAGTCGGCTTAA
- a CDS encoding 3-hydroxyacyl-CoA dehydrogenase — translation MSQTPFNIQRAAVIGAGTMGRGIVMCLANAGVPVQWVDNNPQMLEQALAAVADTYAHNVRQGRIDQAEADARIARVTAAADYAAICDVDLVIEAVYENLELKQKIFCELDGLLKPEAILASNTSALDIDAISAATRRPQQVLGLHFFSPAHIMKLLEIVRGAQTLPVVLEAALALGKRMGKVSVVSGNCHGFISNRMLHPYVLEARKMLLEGAYPYQVDAALQGFGFAMGPFRMYDVVGIDLEWRARQLAGKGQDAPEVQVDNRLCELGRFGQKSGNGYYHYEPGSRQAEHDVEVDALVLKVSEGLGFQRREIGPEEILERCLLALVNEGAKILQEGIAESAHDIDLVYLNGYGFPADKGGPMAWADQQGLVDIHQRLLQLETKQGDQWTPARLIGELATVGKGFADR, via the coding sequence ATGAGCCAGACACCGTTCAATATTCAGCGCGCCGCCGTCATTGGCGCCGGCACCATGGGCCGTGGCATTGTCATGTGCCTGGCCAACGCCGGCGTCCCGGTGCAGTGGGTCGATAACAATCCACAGATGCTTGAACAGGCGCTGGCTGCCGTGGCGGACACCTACGCCCACAACGTGCGTCAGGGACGGATCGATCAGGCCGAAGCGGACGCTCGCATAGCGCGGGTAACGGCGGCTGCTGACTACGCGGCGATCTGCGATGTCGATCTGGTGATCGAAGCGGTGTACGAAAACCTCGAGCTCAAGCAGAAAATCTTCTGTGAACTGGACGGTCTGCTCAAACCTGAAGCGATTTTGGCCAGCAATACCTCGGCGCTGGATATCGATGCCATCTCTGCGGCTACTCGCCGTCCGCAACAGGTCCTGGGCCTGCACTTCTTCAGCCCGGCGCACATCATGAAACTGCTGGAAATCGTTCGCGGTGCCCAGACTTTACCGGTGGTGCTTGAGGCTGCTCTGGCACTGGGCAAACGCATGGGCAAGGTTAGTGTGGTGTCGGGCAACTGCCATGGTTTCATCAGCAACCGCATGCTGCATCCGTATGTGCTCGAAGCGCGCAAGATGTTGCTCGAAGGCGCTTATCCCTATCAGGTCGATGCGGCACTGCAAGGTTTTGGCTTCGCCATGGGGCCGTTCCGCATGTACGACGTGGTCGGCATCGATCTGGAGTGGCGCGCTCGGCAGTTGGCCGGTAAAGGGCAGGATGCGCCTGAGGTTCAGGTGGACAATCGTCTGTGCGAGTTGGGTCGTTTCGGTCAGAAGAGTGGCAATGGCTATTACCACTATGAGCCGGGCAGTCGCCAGGCTGAGCACGATGTTGAAGTCGATGCGCTGGTGCTGAAGGTCAGCGAAGGGTTGGGCTTCCAGCGTCGCGAGATCGGTCCTGAGGAGATTCTGGAGCGCTGCTTGCTGGCACTGGTGAACGAGGGGGCGAAGATTCTTCAGGAAGGGATTGCCGAATCGGCGCACGACATCGATCTGGTGTACCTCAATGGCTACGGCTTCCCGGCGGACAAGGGCGGGCCGATGGCTTGGGCGGACCAACAGGGGTTGGTGGATATTCATCAGCGATTGTTGCAGCTGGAAACCAAGCAAGGTGATCAGTGGACACCGGCTCGATTGATCGGGGAGCTGGCGACAGTGGGTAAAGGGTTTGCGGATCGGTAG
- a CDS encoding LysR family transcriptional regulator, translated as MDIKQLKFLIALDETRHFGQAAARCHITQPTLSMRLRSLEEELELPLVNRGQRFEGFTAPGERVLAWARTVLAAYDGLQAEAAACRGNLVGTLRLGVVPLSSFDPLPLMQRLHAEHPNLRFELSALSSEQILEQLANNRLDLGVSYLERLDGERFDSLAFSETRMGLLYDQRFFSFGEAPLSWESLIELPLGMLTSGMHFRQSIDHNFHSRGLTPQPLLQTDAVHQLLQAVHGGFCCAVMPLDGGLEKLTDHLRLHPIENAQTLARLGLIMRRSAPRSALAEACFAILQQSLPSS; from the coding sequence ATGGACATCAAGCAACTGAAATTCCTCATCGCCCTCGACGAAACCCGGCATTTCGGCCAGGCCGCTGCGCGTTGTCACATCACCCAGCCGACCCTGTCCATGCGCCTACGCAGCCTCGAAGAAGAACTCGAGTTACCGCTGGTCAATCGCGGTCAGCGCTTCGAAGGGTTCACCGCGCCGGGTGAACGGGTGTTGGCGTGGGCGCGCACCGTGCTGGCGGCCTACGACGGTTTGCAGGCCGAGGCAGCTGCCTGTCGCGGCAATCTGGTCGGTACGTTGCGTCTGGGCGTGGTGCCGCTGTCGAGCTTCGATCCGCTGCCGCTGATGCAACGCTTGCACGCCGAACACCCGAACCTGCGCTTCGAACTTTCGGCCCTGAGTTCTGAACAAATCCTCGAACAACTGGCAAACAATCGCCTGGACCTCGGCGTTTCGTACCTGGAGCGACTGGACGGCGAACGCTTCGATTCCCTGGCGTTCAGCGAAACCCGCATGGGCCTGCTCTACGATCAGCGCTTCTTCAGTTTCGGCGAGGCGCCGCTGAGCTGGGAGTCGCTGATCGAACTGCCGCTGGGCATGCTCACCAGCGGCATGCATTTTCGGCAGTCCATCGACCACAACTTCCACAGCCGCGGCCTCACCCCACAACCCTTGTTGCAGACCGATGCCGTCCACCAATTGTTACAAGCAGTGCACGGCGGATTCTGCTGCGCCGTGATGCCACTGGATGGAGGCCTGGAAAAACTCACCGATCATTTGCGCCTGCACCCCATAGAAAATGCTCAAACCCTCGCCCGGCTGGGGCTGATCATGCGTCGCAGCGCCCCGCGTTCGGCGCTCGCGGAAGCCTGTTTCGCGATTCTTCAGCAATCGCTGCCGAGCTCTTGA
- the lysM gene encoding peptidoglycan-binding protein LysM encodes MSIFSFVKEAGEKLIDLLTPGNANASEQLKEHISKVGLGNPNVQATVEGDKVIVTGEVGSQEEKEKILLAVGNIAGVGSVDDQITVTGPVAQAARFVTVKKGDTLSAIAKAEYGDANKYNKIFEANKPMLSHPDKIYPGQSLRIPE; translated from the coding sequence ATGAGTATTTTTAGCTTTGTGAAAGAAGCAGGCGAAAAACTTATCGATCTGCTGACGCCAGGCAACGCCAATGCCAGCGAGCAGTTGAAGGAACACATCAGTAAGGTCGGCCTGGGTAACCCGAATGTGCAGGCGACGGTGGAGGGCGACAAGGTCATCGTGACCGGCGAAGTTGGCAGTCAGGAAGAGAAGGAAAAAATCCTGCTGGCGGTGGGCAATATTGCCGGTGTCGGTAGCGTGGATGACCAGATCACCGTAACGGGCCCGGTTGCTCAGGCAGCGCGGTTTGTCACCGTTAAAAAGGGCGACACCCTCAGCGCGATTGCCAAGGCTGAGTACGGCGACGCCAACAAGTACAACAAAATCTTCGAGGCCAACAAGCCGATGCTGTCTCACCCGGACAAGATCTATCCGGGGCAGTCGTTGCGGATTCCTGAGTAA
- a CDS encoding acyl-CoA thioesterase, with translation MNQRTDYLHFQPITTRWHDNDAYGHVNNVTYYSFFDTAVNTYLIEAGGLDIHDGEVVGFVVSSACDYFASLAFPDRIEIGLRVGKLGNSSVQYELAVFKVGEDEACAAGRFVHVFVDRASNQPVAIPAGLRGALQRLVV, from the coding sequence ATGAATCAACGCACCGACTATCTCCACTTCCAACCCATCACCACCCGTTGGCACGACAACGACGCCTATGGTCATGTCAACAACGTCACCTACTACAGCTTCTTCGACACGGCAGTGAACACTTACCTGATCGAAGCCGGCGGTCTGGATATCCATGATGGCGAAGTAGTTGGCTTTGTGGTGAGTTCGGCCTGCGATTACTTCGCTTCCCTTGCCTTCCCTGACCGGATAGAAATCGGTTTGCGGGTGGGCAAGTTGGGCAACAGTTCGGTGCAATACGAGCTGGCGGTGTTCAAGGTCGGGGAAGACGAAGCCTGCGCGGCAGGGCGCTTTGTGCATGTGTTTGTGGATCGGGCCTCTAATCAGCCGGTGGCGATTCCTGCCGGGTTGCGCGGGGCGCTGCAGCGGTTGGTGGTTTGA
- the nudE gene encoding ADP compounds hydrolase NudE, which translates to MRQKPTILAREIVATSRLFCVEELKLRFSNGVERTYERLVGKGAGYGAVMIVAMLDADHAVLVEEYCGGTDEYELSLPKGLIEPGEDVLAAAERELKEEAGYGARQLEHLTELSLSPGYMSQKIQVVLATDLYEESLEGDEPEPMGVDKINLRELSALAQNPRFTEGRALAALYLARDLLTQRGVFQP; encoded by the coding sequence ATGCGCCAGAAACCCACCATCCTCGCCCGCGAGATCGTCGCCACCAGCCGTTTGTTCTGCGTCGAAGAGCTGAAGTTGCGCTTTTCCAATGGCGTGGAGCGCACGTATGAGCGACTGGTGGGCAAGGGCGCCGGTTATGGCGCGGTGATGATTGTGGCGATGCTGGATGCGGACCACGCGGTGCTGGTTGAAGAGTATTGCGGCGGCACCGATGAATACGAGCTGTCCTTGCCTAAAGGCTTGATCGAGCCGGGCGAGGACGTGCTGGCGGCGGCCGAGCGGGAGCTCAAGGAAGAGGCCGGGTACGGCGCCCGGCAACTGGAGCATCTGACTGAGTTGTCATTGTCACCCGGTTACATGAGCCAGAAGATCCAGGTGGTGTTGGCCACTGATCTGTACGAAGAAAGCCTTGAAGGCGATGAGCCTGAGCCGATGGGCGTGGACAAAATCAACCTGCGTGAATTGTCGGCCCTGGCCCAGAACCCGCGATTCACTGAGGGCCGTGCATTGGCAGCACTGTATCTGGCCCGTGATCTACTGACTCAGCGTGGAGTGTTCCAGCCATGA
- the yrfG gene encoding GMP/IMP nucleotidase: protein MSLLPWRDIDTVLLDMDGTLLDLHYDNHFWMEHLPQRYAELHGVSRAMAEMELQPLFERNAGQLQWYCLDFWSAELKLPVRELKLETAHLIALRPDADTFLAAIKQAGKRVVLITNAHRDSLSLKLERIELAPYFERLISSHDYGFAKENPQFWDALQADIGFDPARSLFIDDTLPILRSARNFGVAHLLAVSEPDSRKGPKDTAEFAAVGDYRELIAGL, encoded by the coding sequence ATGTCCCTGCTGCCCTGGCGCGACATCGATACCGTTCTGCTGGATATGGACGGCACGCTGCTGGACCTGCACTACGACAACCATTTCTGGATGGAGCACCTGCCCCAGCGTTACGCCGAGTTGCACGGGGTGAGTCGGGCCATGGCCGAGATGGAATTGCAGCCGTTGTTCGAACGCAACGCCGGCCAGTTGCAGTGGTATTGCCTGGATTTCTGGAGCGCCGAGCTCAAACTGCCGGTGCGCGAACTGAAACTGGAAACCGCACACCTGATCGCCTTGCGACCGGATGCGGACACCTTTCTGGCCGCCATCAAACAGGCCGGCAAGCGCGTGGTGCTGATCACCAATGCGCACCGCGATTCGCTGTCATTGAAACTGGAAAGAATCGAACTGGCGCCGTACTTCGAGCGGTTGATCAGCTCGCATGATTACGGTTTCGCCAAGGAAAACCCGCAGTTTTGGGATGCCTTGCAGGCGGACATCGGCTTTGATCCGGCGCGCAGTCTGTTTATCGACGACACGTTGCCGATCCTGCGCAGCGCGCGGAATTTTGGGGTGGCGCATCTGTTGGCCGTGAGTGAGCCGGACAGCCGTAAAGGGCCGAAGGACACGGCCGAGTTTGCGGCGGTGGGGGATTATCGGGAGTTGATTGCCGGCCTTTGA
- a CDS encoding glycine zipper domain-containing protein, which translates to MKFSSILLLSLGLVSGFASAGGTTEAGVGGALGGVLGSVVGQSLGGNTGSTIGAALGGAGGSAVGADKRSRGEAAIGGALGAAGGNVVGRSMGGTTGSLIGSAAGGGAGGALGNYMGNKSDDDDDRRSYRRGHDDRRYYRDGHRGRGHAYGHRKHKHRHDD; encoded by the coding sequence ATGAAGTTCTCCTCGATTCTCTTGTTGTCCCTTGGCCTGGTCAGTGGCTTCGCTTCTGCCGGCGGCACCACCGAAGCAGGTGTGGGCGGCGCATTGGGCGGGGTTCTGGGCTCGGTCGTCGGTCAGTCATTAGGCGGCAATACAGGTTCCACCATTGGCGCGGCCCTGGGCGGCGCGGGTGGTAGTGCTGTTGGCGCAGACAAACGCAGCCGTGGCGAAGCCGCCATTGGCGGTGCGTTGGGCGCAGCAGGCGGTAACGTGGTCGGTCGCAGCATGGGCGGCACCACCGGCAGCCTGATCGGCTCCGCAGCAGGCGGCGGTGCCGGTGGCGCGCTGGGTAACTACATGGGCAACAAGAGCGATGACGATGATGATCGTCGCTCCTATCGTCGTGGTCATGATGATCGTCGCTACTACCGTGACGGACATCGGGGTCGCGGCCATGCCTACGGCCATCGCAAGCATAAACATCGCCATGACGACTGA